The genomic stretch GGCCCGGAGCCCACGCTGCTCCCGGCCGAGGAGGAGGTCCAGGCCCGCCTGGACGCCGGGGACGAGGCCGTTGATTTGGCCGCCGCGAACCCGACGTCCTCGCTGTTGTGGGCCATCCTGGCCGACGAGGCGTTCGCCGAAGGTCGCACCATCGAGTCCTACGCCTATGCCCGCACCGGCTACCACCGCGGCCTGGACTCGCTCCGCCGCAACGGC from Arthrobacter stackebrandtii encodes the following:
- a CDS encoding DUF3151 domain-containing protein, whose translation is MSDDFRKNLLGPEPTLLPAEEEVQARLDAGDEAVDLAAANPTSSLLWAILADEAFAEGRTIESYAYARTGYHRGLDSLRRNGWRGVGEVPYSHEGNRGFLRALYALGRAAGAIGEADEAERIATFLNDSDPAATAAIEAAL